The following is a genomic window from Actinomadura rubteroloni.
GACGGCGTGCTCCAGCCGCAGCAGCGCCTCGTCCGCGCCGTCCCGGAACGTCAGCGGGCCGGTGCTGCCCGCCAGAGCGCCGATCACCGACGTCAGGTCGGACGCCTCGCGCAGCATGTCGAGATACCCGGCCGCCGCCTTGCCGAACGGCGGCGGCGTCGCGCCGTTCAGCACGACCGTGTGGAACCCGGACGGCCCCGCGCCGCTGAACGACAGCCGGATGCGGTGCCGGGCCGTCCCGCTCGTCCACGTGGACGCCGACAGCGACGTCCGCATCCCGTAGGGGAGCAGCGCGGCGACCGTGTCGAGGAACCGCAGCCGCGTGCCGAGCGACAGGACGGCGTCGGGGATGACGCAGACGGGCGTCCCGGTGAGCAGCAGCGCGGCCGTCGCGCGGGCCTGGTCGGTGACGCGGACGCCCAGCTCCTCGGGCCGCAGCCCGGCCAGCTCGACGCTCAGCGGCGCGGACCCGTCCGGCGGGAGCGGCACGCCGGCGAACCGCGCGTGCAGTTCCTCGTAGGAGACGGGCGTCCCGCCGAGCGCCGCGTACGGGACGCAGAACAGCCGGACCGTCGCCGTCCGGCGGCCGTAGCGGTCCTCCTCGGCCGACCACTCCTGCCGCGCCAGCGTGAGGTAGGAGCGGTCGCCCGCGCCCGCCCACGCCACCGTGACCTGCGGCAGCTCGTCGGGCGTGCCGGTGTCGTAGCGACCGACGATCTCCGCGAAGTTCTCCGGGCCGAGCCGCCCGGCGCTGCACGCGAGGACGCCGTCGCGTCCCGTCTCGGGCGAGCGGCCCCACAGCGCCCACTCCACGTCGACCCGGACCGGGGGGTTCTCGGGCATGCGGCCACCTTCGGGCTACGGGCTCGTGACGCGCAGCAGCGCGAGCAGGATGAGCATCAGCACGATCAGGAAGAAGAGGGCGAGCACGGCTTCGGTGAAGCCGAAGCGCGGCGGGGGCGGCGGCGGGTCGGGCGGGCCGTTCTGCGGGGCGCCGCCCTCGTCCGGCCGGGACCCGCCGCCGGGCAGGATCCGCCGCGCCCGCGACACGATCCCGCCGCGCGGCCGGGGTGGCGGCGGTTCCTGCGGACCCGCGCCGACCTCCATGATCAGCCGCGGCGGCGGCGTCGGCTGCTGCTGCGGCGCCGGGACGGGCTCGGGCGGCGGCGCGATCCGGGCGAGGATGCGCGAGCCGGTGTCCTTGCCGAGACCGGCGTTCGCGAGCAGCGGCGTGAGGTAGCCGTCGACCAGCACGTCCCGCGCGTCCGGTCCCTCGTACAGCGCGAGCACCGCGCCGAGCAGCGCCGGGGTGACCAGGTCGGGACGTCCGCCGAGCGCCTCCTCGGCCTCGCTCCGCCCGAGCGGCCCCTTCCCGTACGCGGCGCGCAGCAGTTCGGCGAGCCGCGTGCGCTGGTCCTGCGGCGACGCGTCGAGGAACCGCGCGAACACCGGAGCGAGGAACGCCCCGCGCCGCAGCGCCCCGGCCAGCTCCGCGCCCTGCCCGGACGACCCGCGCCGCACCAGCGCCCCGTGGACGGTGTCGGCCGTCGGCCAGTCCTCGGTGCGCAGCGCGACCTCGACCAGCACGGCGTCGCCGAGCCCGTTGAGGACGTTGCGCAGCACCCCGCCGCCGATCCGCCGCCCGAGGTAGAGCTGCGCCTCCGCCTCGGCCTGCGCGCGAAGTTCGTACAGCGCGTCCAGCAGCGGCTGGTGCAGCCCGCCCGCCGCCGTCTCGATGTTCTTCACCTGGCCGATGCGGATGTGCCGCCCGCACGCCAGCGGCACCAGCAGCCGGTAGAGCGGACGCAGCCGCTTGGCCGGGATCGCCGGGCGCGGCGCCAGCATCCGCCGACTGCTGATGATCTCCCAGTGGTGCGGGTCGGTGTCGCCGGGGACGCCGCTGGTGGCCTGCGCGAGCCGGGCCGTGGCGTCCTCCAGGTCGCCGGTGCCGTCCAGGGCGTCCGCGCACTCCAGCAGCAGCGCCGTCGAGGACGCGCCCGGCGGCGGCACCGCCGCCGGAAGCTGGAGCCGCCCCTTGCCCCGGCGGAGGACGGCCAGCAGCTCCCGCAGGTCCGGCGGCCGGAATCCGCGCTCGCCGGTCTCGGCCGCCATCAGCTCCAGCAGCTCGGCCTGGTGGTACTCGGAGATCAGCTCCCAGTAGGCGCGGGCCAGCTCCGCCTGCCGGGGGATCGTCCCGGGACGTCCCCATTCGACCGTGTGCGCGTTGTCGCGCGGGTGCCGGGTGAACGACAGCCGGATCTGATGCTGGGCCGTGCTGCTCGTCCACGTGGACGCCGAGAACTTCGTCCGGATGCCGTAGGGCAGCATCGCCGCGACCGTGTCGAGGAAGCGCAGCCGCTCGTCCAGCGGCAGCCCGCCCGCCCCGACGACCTGCACCGGTGCGCCCGTCAGCAGCAGCGCGGCCGTCTGGACGACCGTCGCGTCGATCCGGCCGACGAACGGCGACACGTCCAGCGGCGGCAGGCCGATGACCGGCGCCGCCCGGCCCGGCACCGGCAGCGCCAGCGGCGCGCACGCCCGGTACAGCGCCTCGTACGACACCGCCCGCGCCGCCAGCCGCGCGTACGGGACGGCGTACAGCCGCGTCACGACGACGTCCCGGCCCCCGGCGTCCTGCGTCGTGGACTCCTCCTCGATCGCCAGCGTGAGGTGCGCGTTCTCCCCCGACGCCGCCCGCGCCACCGTCACCTGCGGCAGTTCCTCGGGCGTCCCGGGGGAGTAGCGCTGGTTCATCTCGGCGAAGTCCTCGCGCTGGAACAGGCCGTCGCTGCACTCCAGGACCTCATAGCCCCAGCCGTGCGGCTCCTTGCCGACCAGCGCCCACTGCACGGCGGCCGACGCCGCGTCGTCGCGCGTCACCGGGCGCTCCGTCCGCGCCGGTCCGCCGCGAGGCTCCGGCCGAGCCACAGCAGCGGCTCGACCACGTTGATCGGATGGACCGTCCCCCGGATCCGCACCGCCCGCGACGCCTCGGCCTCCGGCAGCAGGTTCTGGTAGTCGTCCCGGTCGTAGGAGCCGATCATCGGATCGACGTAGAACCCGATCGCGGACGTGACGAAGTACCGCACCCGCTCCGGGCGGAAGTACTGGGCGAGCGTGTTGTGGACCATCTCCGCGTTCCCCGTCGCCGACACCTCGCACAGGGTCCGGAACAACTCCTGCGCGTCCTCGGGCTCCACCTTCGGGAATCCCAGCGGATCCGCCGGGTCGGAGGTGACGAGCCGCAGCTTCTCCGCCGTCTCCAGCACGCGGATCTCGTCGAACTTCGTCACGCACACCGCCAGGTAGTGCGGCAGCCGCCCGCCCGCGAACTCCGGCGAGTTCAGCATCCGGTGCGCGAGCTGGGACAGGACGCCGTGCAGGTAGTCGAACGCGTCGCCGTCCTCGAACTCCCGGACGGGGTCGAACAGGAACACGATCCCCCGGCTGTTCACCAGGTTGTCGATCAGTTCGCCGTGCGCGCCCGCGTAGCCCGAGTGCTCCTGGTTGAACAGCTCCCCGGACGGGTCGAGCAGGTCCAGGCCGATCCGCACGTCGTCGGGCGCGCGTCGCCGCAGCAGCGACCGCCGGCGCTCCTGCGCCGCCCCGATCAGGTACCACCGGTACCGCTCGGTGCCGCGCGTCGCGGCGGGGAACCGGCGCTGCGTCGCCAGCGACGCCGTCAGCTTGATCAGCGCGTCCGTGGACGGGCCGTTCGCGCCGACGACCTTCCAGCCGTCCTGCCGCCGGTTCATCGCGATGGTGAGCGCGGCGAGGAACGTCGTCTTCCCGCTGCCCGGCGGGCCCCACATCGCGATGTTGTGCTCGGCCGGCGGCGCGCCCCGATCGGGTTCCATGCCCAGGGTCTCCTTCAGTCGTCCGGTCGGCTGCATCACGGGCTTCCGGCCAGCGGGAACGGCAGGCGCTGCGCGGCGGCGGGCGCCAGGCCGAGGGACGCGCCGAGCCGTTGGACGTCCACCGCCGCGAGATCGGCCGGGGCTCCGTCCGACAGCCGCAGCCACACGTCCGAGGCGTGCCCCGGACGGTCGTGGATCGCGCCGAGCGCCGTCCCCGGCCGGTCCGCCAGCACGTCCACCGCCGCCGCCCAGTCGTGGCGGACGGGACACGGCAGGATTTCCGACGGGTGCACGCGCGGCGGGAACGCGGGACGTCCGCCTATTGCGAGCAGCGCCGTCCGCGCGCCCGGTTCCGGCGGGCCGAGCCGCGCGGCGACCTCGGCGAGCACGCACTCCAGCGCCGCCGCGCGCGGGTAGCCGGTCCGGGTCGTGCCCGTCAGGCGCTCCAGCTCGTCCAGCGCTTCGTCCGCCGTGCCCGCCCACAGGCGGATCTCGACCGGCGCGTCCGCCGCGCGGCGCTCGAACGCGTGCGGCCCGTACGCCAGCAGCGACACGCGCAGCCGGTCGCGCAGCTCGCCCGCCGCGTGCGCGACCGTCTGCCCGGCCCGCGCCAGCCGCTCGGCGACCCGCTCCGGCGGGCCCGAGACCTCGACGGCGCAGACCAGGTGCGCGGCGGTCACCGGCGGCGGCAGCTTGGCCGGGATCGCTTTGATCAGGTCGGCCCACGTCCGGTCGTCGGCGACGGGCTCGGCGGGCAGGCCGTGGAACCGCACCCGTCCCGGGCCGCCCAGTTCGGCGGTGACCGTGTAGCGGCCCGGTGGGACGCGCATCGTCCGCCGCGTGACGAGCGCGTACCGACGCTCCTGCGCGGACGACACCACCGCGAACACCGTCCCGCGCTCGTCGGCCGCCTCGCACTCCACCGCGACCGGCGCCCGCTCCCCGCGCCGCGCGCCCATCGGGAACAGCAGCCGGCACGCCAGCTCCAGCCGTCCGTCGTCCTGGCGCTGGAGCGTGACGAGGTCGTACCAGCGGTTCAGCGGCGCGTCGGCGACCACCTCGGCGAGCAGCTCGCCGAGCCTCAGATCGCAGGTCAGAGCGGTCGCGTCCGGGTGCGCGCGGCGCAGCGCGTCGAGCGCGGCCGTGTTGTGCGGGCCGTCGGGGAAGGTGTTGACGAGCAGCAGCCGCGCCGGGCCGTCGGTCTGGACGGCGCGTTCCAGCGCCCGCGCCGGCGGGACCGGGCCGTTCAGCAGCTCGTCCCACGGCAGCACCGGACGGGACCGGCCGCGCGGCGTGCCCGCCGCGTCCCGGCGCAGGTCCCACAGGACGAGCCCCTCGGCGGCGAGGTCCGCGACGAGCAGCGCGTTCCGCTCGGTCAGGTCCGCCACGGCCCCGGCGGCGGCCTTGCGGACCTCGTCGGGTTCACTCAACGACGGCCGACCTCCCCGGCTGTGGATCATTCCGATGCGACGCCAAACCCGGCCGGCTCCTTCCCGCGATTATCGTCCGCGGCGTCCGGGGCAAGCGCAGTGAATGACCGGACATGGCCATCTTCCCGACCGGTCCGCAACCGATCGGGTGGCTCCCACGCCCCCGCCGACTAGGCTGGAGATCCATGCGCCGCCCTGGCCCCGAACCGGCTTCTAGGGGGAATGAATGAAGGGCTTGCTGATCAGCCTTTCCGGGGCTCGGCCGGAGATCCTCGACAAGTGCCCCACCGAACGCGGGAAATTCGAGGGCATCGGCGGCGCGGTCCTCATCACCAGCGGGCTCGCGGCGCTCTCGATGTGGTTCGCGCTGTCCACGGCCGTCGGCGTGAACCCCGTCCTCGCCGTCGTTCCGGCCGTCCTGTGGGGCCTCGCGATCCTCACGCTCGACCGGTGGCTCGTCACGTCGATGCCCGCCGACGGCGCCCGCCGGTGGCGGTTCGCGCTCCCGCGCGTCGCGATGGCGCTCCTGCTCGGATTCGTGGTCTCGACGCCGCTCGTCCTGCAGATCTTCCACTCCGAGATCGACGCGCAGATCACCGAGATCAAACAGCACCGCGCCGACGACTTTCTGCGGCGGCAGCAGAACGGCGTCCTCGGAAAACAGATCGCGAGTTTGCGCACCCAGGTCGCGGCACAGCAGAAAGTGATCGACTCGGGCGGCGACATCGCTCTGGACCCGGCCACCGATCCGCGCGTGAAGTCGCTGACCGCGGAACGCGACAAGGCGCAGCAGGACGCGACCGCGCGGTACAAGGAATGGCAGTGCCAGCTCTACGGCGGCCCGAATTGCCCGCGCAAGGGCGATGGG
Proteins encoded in this region:
- a CDS encoding AAA family ATPase, yielding MEPDRGAPPAEHNIAMWGPPGSGKTTFLAALTIAMNRRQDGWKVVGANGPSTDALIKLTASLATQRRFPAATRGTERYRWYLIGAAQERRRSLLRRRAPDDVRIGLDLLDPSGELFNQEHSGYAGAHGELIDNLVNSRGIVFLFDPVREFEDGDAFDYLHGVLSQLAHRMLNSPEFAGGRLPHYLAVCVTKFDEIRVLETAEKLRLVTSDPADPLGFPKVEPEDAQELFRTLCEVSATGNAEMVHNTLAQYFRPERVRYFVTSAIGFYVDPMIGSYDRDDYQNLLPEAEASRAVRIRGTVHPINVVEPLLWLGRSLAADRRGRSAR